The following coding sequences are from one Candidatus Latescibacter sp. window:
- a CDS encoding MBL fold metallo-hydrolase codes for MLKLSILITLCMVGYVSQSSAQKKLQEDVLKTSLGDLRITFIGHASLMFTFNGMVIHVDPVSAQADYSLLPKADLVLITHEHGDHLDSKALDIIRTDKTKIILTNASSGRVRGGMAMKNGDSMTVDNLPIEVVPAYNIVNKRPDGNPFHPKGVGNGYIITFGDKRVYIAGDSENTPEMKALKNIDAAFLPMNLPYTMTPEMVADAAKAFQPKILYPYHYGETDPSRLVQLLKDSPNIDVRIRSMK; via the coding sequence ATGCTGAAGTTGTCAATTCTTATTACTTTGTGTATGGTGGGATACGTTTCGCAATCCTCGGCGCAAAAGAAATTGCAGGAGGATGTCCTGAAAACCTCCCTTGGTGATCTCCGCATTACTTTTATCGGTCACGCCAGCCTGATGTTTACATTCAACGGTATGGTGATCCATGTGGATCCGGTCAGCGCTCAGGCGGATTATTCTCTGCTGCCCAAAGCCGATCTGGTGCTTATCACTCACGAACATGGGGATCATCTCGATTCAAAAGCCCTGGACATAATACGTACGGACAAGACGAAAATAATCCTGACAAATGCCTCTTCCGGCAGGGTAAGGGGAGGCATGGCCATGAAAAACGGCGATAGTATGACAGTGGATAATCTGCCCATCGAGGTTGTACCGGCCTATAACATCGTAAACAAACGACCGGACGGCAACCCTTTCCATCCAAAAGGAGTGGGTAACGGCTATATAATCACCTTTGGGGACAAGCGGGTATACATCGCCGGAGACTCGGAAAACACACCGGAAATGAAAGCCCTTAAAAACATTGATGCGGCATTTTTGCCGATGAATCTTCCCTACACCATGACTCCGGAGATGGTTGCCGATGCGGCAAAAGCTTTCCAGCCGAAAATCCTTTATCCTTACCATTACGGCGAAACCGATCCTTCACGGCTGGTACAGCTTTTAAAGGATTCCCCGAACATCGATGTACGGATTCGAAGTATGAAATAG
- a CDS encoding PEGA domain-containing protein, whose product MKRSLLLSVLAFVFLFSSVIVSQGAGKGALTVTTYPVPGNVKVDGKDIGKAPVTIVLDEGGHEISFLDYSSQYTTPPVQKIIIKADDKIRITGMYTNRFVPREPPKSFFPADSLFVYGMKDRPRKDGTIYDYIDGGAIVYLRHGFRETTHAAYRRPGGSTLTLDIYDMGTPAGARAGFDDEEICPSGFGQSEIGAPCKTYHYEPDYFLYFHKSSYLVYVSTNNDSLKTSVETFAAIVSRNIK is encoded by the coding sequence ATGAAACGTTCCCTGCTGCTCTCTGTTCTTGCATTTGTTTTCCTTTTTTCCTCGGTAATCGTTTCCCAAGGAGCCGGAAAAGGCGCCCTCACGGTCACAACTTATCCGGTGCCCGGAAATGTGAAAGTCGACGGCAAAGATATAGGTAAAGCACCAGTCACCATCGTTCTTGACGAAGGCGGCCACGAGATTTCATTTTTAGACTACAGCTCACAGTATACCACACCGCCTGTACAGAAAATAATAATCAAAGCAGATGATAAGATACGTATCACCGGCATGTACACGAACAGGTTTGTTCCGCGAGAACCTCCCAAAAGCTTTTTCCCTGCCGATTCCCTTTTCGTATACGGGATGAAAGATCGTCCCCGGAAAGATGGCACGATATATGACTACATTGACGGGGGCGCCATCGTATATTTACGTCACGGGTTCCGTGAAACCACCCACGCCGCGTACCGCCGTCCGGGCGGTTCCACTCTTACCCTCGATATCTATGACATGGGAACCCCTGCCGGAGCCAGGGCAGGGTTCGATGATGAGGAAATCTGCCCGTCCGGTTTCGGTCAATCCGAGATCGGCGCTCCCTGTAAAACATACCATTATGAGCCGGATTATTTCCTCTATTTCCATAAATCCAGCTATCTCGTCTATGTTTCCACCAACAATGATTCGCTGAAGACATCGGTGGAAACCTTTGCCGCCATCGTCAGCAGAAATATCAAGTAG
- a CDS encoding M48 family metallopeptidase codes for MKKEQRYSWHVWARLMVIAVIALFMIAQVKTVKVSREAQGRSGPGSFYELKVLIPSGKRLPVIEVKKSWYKVRFGDQEVWVSENCLLNDKSSSAGTFENMALDDAAVKASPAAISAAIKGFWTRYSHSAGEGLASLPVEGYTLPSAAFETFVRERTATVDRESLLGKYPVRNPYKPGPTPFVREQSIGYAIASKAADAPLSTPQVQALAGTPASGSPAVQYVNSVGMYLAEGTERSDIPFKFLILNTDRVNAVSCPGGYILLTKGLLKLVGDESELAALLAHEMAHVIAGHGMLELQENKLQIKAGDAFATLDRETKSDSTDYGELAGIIDRAVSMANSPRLDKLEFEADRKALSYLARSGYDLKGHLRLLTSLKTKFDDNIDIFDLSYRNHPDFPRRFSLSENEIKGYRSYTGRTFAESFKANMVF; via the coding sequence GTGAAAAAAGAACAAAGATACTCTTGGCATGTCTGGGCGAGGCTGATGGTCATTGCGGTTATCGCATTGTTCATGATCGCCCAGGTCAAAACGGTAAAGGTGAGCCGTGAGGCTCAGGGGCGGAGCGGTCCCGGCTCCTTTTACGAGCTGAAAGTGCTTATTCCTTCCGGGAAACGACTTCCGGTCATTGAAGTGAAGAAAAGCTGGTATAAAGTCCGGTTTGGCGACCAGGAAGTCTGGGTTTCCGAAAATTGCCTGCTCAACGATAAAAGCAGCAGCGCCGGGACGTTTGAGAATATGGCGCTGGACGATGCGGCAGTGAAGGCTTCGCCCGCCGCCATTTCCGCCGCCATCAAGGGATTCTGGACGAGGTATTCGCATTCCGCGGGGGAAGGTCTCGCCTCTCTCCCGGTCGAGGGGTATACTCTTCCCTCAGCAGCCTTCGAAACATTTGTCCGGGAACGAACCGCTACTGTCGACCGCGAATCTCTCCTTGGCAAATACCCCGTCCGTAATCCTTATAAACCCGGTCCGACCCCATTTGTCCGGGAACAATCCATCGGATACGCCATCGCTTCGAAGGCGGCTGACGCTCCTCTTTCCACCCCACAAGTGCAGGCACTTGCGGGGACCCCGGCGTCAGGCAGCCCGGCAGTACAGTATGTTAATTCGGTAGGTATGTATCTGGCAGAAGGCACCGAACGGAGCGATATACCGTTCAAGTTTTTGATTTTGAACACCGACCGGGTGAATGCCGTTTCCTGTCCCGGCGGATATATTCTCCTCACCAAGGGACTACTCAAACTTGTGGGAGATGAATCGGAATTGGCAGCGCTGCTGGCGCATGAAATGGCGCATGTGATCGCCGGTCACGGCATGCTCGAGCTCCAGGAAAACAAGCTGCAGATCAAAGCCGGAGATGCTTTTGCTACCCTTGACCGTGAAACGAAAAGCGATTCCACCGATTATGGAGAGCTTGCCGGAATCATCGACCGCGCCGTCTCCATGGCCAACAGCCCCAGGCTCGATAAATTAGAGTTCGAAGCAGACCGTAAGGCACTGTCGTACCTGGCGCGCTCAGGCTATGACCTGAAAGGTCACCTCCGTCTTCTCACCTCATTGAAAACCAAGTTCGATGACAATATAGACATATTCGATCTGAGTTACCGTAACCACCCTGATTTTCCGAGGAGATTTTCTCTCTCCGAAAATGAGATCAAGGGGTATAGATCGTATACCGGCCGGACTTTTGCAGAGAGCTTCAAGGCAAATATGGTGTTTTAG